CGGACGAGATCGAGGAGCGGCGCTCCCTCCTCTCCCCCGCCGAGCCTCAGCCGAGCGGCAGCGCCATCTGATGCTCGGCGGCCGGGGCAGAGGCCTCGGCTTCGGGCTGGATCGCGTAGCCGACCAGGGAGACCAGCTCGAGGGCCTCTCTCGCTCCGAAGCGGTCGATGACGACCCACTGGCCGGCGGTGGCGATCACCTCGGCCTCGAAGACGTCCTGATCGCGAGGGTGGACCCATGGTGCCGGTGAGGCGATCTGGGTGATCGGAGGGAGGTCGACGATCTCCGGCCGCGGCAGCCAGGCGGTGTTCGTCAGGCGCCGGCGAAGCCCCTCGGCCAGCAGCCCGAGCTCGCTGCGCATCGAGGCGATGTCGTCGGCACACCACATGGCACTGAGGCGCTCGGTGTTGCTCGCGCGGTCCGCCACGCCGAAGGCCCGGATCGTCGCCTCGAGGCGCCGGGCGAGCAGGCCGTCATCGCGGGCGACGATCAGGGCGGCGGCCGCGCCCTGCTCCACCAGGCGCTCGCGGCGGCGGTGCCAGCGGGCGACTCCGACCTTCATCATCCCCGGGCCGAAGCTGGCCAGGTAGACGGCGTGGTTCTCGGGCTGGACGCACTCGGCGCGACGGGCGGGGTTCGAGCAACGCAGACCGGTGCAGCGAAGACAGGGGATCAGCTGGGCGCGCTCGACGCAGGCCTCGCATTGGTTGCCCCGCAGCAGCTCCGAGCTCTCGGGGCAGGGGACAAGGCGCGGGGAGTCGGGTGCCCGGTAGCCGATGCAGCGGCGCGGCCCGAAGACCCGGAATGACAGGTGGGAGCCGATCGTCTCGATCCGCTTCTCGCTCGCGCTGACCAGGGACCGCAGCTCGAGGGCCGGTCGGGTGCCGTCATGTCCGACACCCGTGACCAGCCATGAGCCGCTCAGGGGCTCGGGACCGTGGAGTTCTTCATCCATCACGACCTCGATCGTAGGCCCCGAGCGGTCCGTACCCGCTGGATCCTCGGACTCCCATGAGGTCAAGCAGGGTGCGCACCGCGTGTGGGGGGCGCTTGACCTCGGCCCCGGCGCGGGCGACTCGAGGCGCCGGGTCTCGTACCCACCTCTTCCCTCTCTCCCCCACCTTCCGCGTTGAGTCAGACTGCCCCGAACCCGGAGCCTGTGGGCTTTCCGACCGTGATCACTGCGTGATCACCACACGATCAGACCTGGGGTGCTCACGGTCCGATCACGGCGTGATCACGCCGCGGGCCGGCTCCGCTCAGGGCCCGCCCGCGCACCGGGGCTGTTGCTGGCCATGGCTGCTCACGGCTGCGACTCGCTCCGGGCCGTGTCCGCTCGTTGCCCTGGTCTTGTCGGGGGCCGCCGGGGGCCATCATGCGGCCGCGACCTGGCCGTGGCCGTGGAGGTGCCGGGCCATGCCCGCGGCGTGTCGTGACCGTCATGAACCATGGCCCGCGGTTGCTCCAGCCCCAGTCCGCTCTCTGCCCTGGCTCGGGCTCCGGGTGGCCCGAGGCAATGCCAGGCCGGACCCGGGCCCGGTCCGCTGACTGACCACGGCCTGGGCGCTCCGTGCCCGGTGGGGGAGAGGGCATGGCCGGGCGCGCGCCCGGACACGGGGGCGCCCGCGTGCATGGAAGGAGTCGCCCCTGCCGCGGCGAACAGCGCACCATGATTGCTCACGGAACAGACTCAGCCCGCGCCCTGCTCGAGCCCCCTGCGGCCACTGAGCGGGCGGCCATCATCGCCGTCGCCGCCGAGAAGGGCGGAGTGGGGAAGACCACCATCAGCTTCGAGCTCGCAGCCCAGCTCGACGCGGTCCTCCTCGATCTGGATCACCACGGGGGAGGGGCCACCTCCATGTGGGGCTACCGCCAGGAGCGGTTCAAGCGCGCCCCGCTCCTCGAGGCCCTCGAGGCCGGCCCGGACGGACGGGCTCCGACGCCGCGGCGGGCTTCGCGCCGCCCGCGACTCGTCCCGAGCCACCCGGACCTCGCTGTCCTCGAGCTCACCGACTCGGACATCGCCGACTGCATCTCCGCCTGGTCGCGCACATGGGACACCGACTACGTGGTCATCGACACCCCGCCGGGGGACAACCTCCTTGCCGACGCGGCGATCAGCGTCGC
This DNA window, taken from Miltoncostaea oceani, encodes the following:
- a CDS encoding ParA family protein, with amino-acid sequence MIAHGTDSARALLEPPAATERAAIIAVAAEKGGVGKTTISFELAAQLDAVLLDLDHHGGGATSMWGYRQERFKRAPLLEALEAGPDGRAPTPRRASRRPRLVPSHPDLAVLELTDSDIADCISAWSRTWDTDYVVIDTPPGDNLLADAAISVADLVLVPVPLRSRELDALERMADLFSAYRLVLVPNMVPRTPPRGFIERLRKLALARADQIDVAPAISDHLVLSRRVLRTALSSQERGSARTVAAQQELARLADHVRSLLVEVRR
- a CDS encoding DUF2797 domain-containing protein; this translates as MDEELHGPEPLSGSWLVTGVGHDGTRPALELRSLVSASEKRIETIGSHLSFRVFGPRRCIGYRAPDSPRLVPCPESSELLRGNQCEACVERAQLIPCLRCTGLRCSNPARRAECVQPENHAVYLASFGPGMMKVGVARWHRRRERLVEQGAAAALIVARDDGLLARRLEATIRAFGVADRASNTERLSAMWCADDIASMRSELGLLAEGLRRRLTNTAWLPRPEIVDLPPITQIASPAPWVHPRDQDVFEAEVIATAGQWVVIDRFGAREALELVSLVGYAIQPEAEASAPAAEHQMALPLG